From the Desulfovibrio sp. JY genome, one window contains:
- a CDS encoding MotA/TolQ/ExbB proton channel family protein, translating to MDALTPHGGFWAMMANATPTVMFVLCVLGFMSLGCWSIIFVKIFTLTSAKRETARDFVRFQEAETLRTAMQSLGQSRQSPAFHVGRLAFEELVRMEQADLDPVEKGHVAMDNIRRVLRQGVSQELAKLSSSLPFLATSANATPFIGLFGTVWGIMNSFHSIGLMQSAALAAVAPGISEALIATAIGLAVAIPAVISYNFFLGYIQAIEGELVNFAGAFLNRIQREVTWTPREAQADAPAAARRRPAPERF from the coding sequence ATGGATGCGCTTACGCCGCATGGCGGCTTTTGGGCCATGATGGCCAATGCCACGCCGACGGTCATGTTCGTCTTGTGTGTCCTTGGTTTCATGTCCCTTGGTTGTTGGAGCATCATCTTCGTCAAGATCTTCACGCTGACCTCGGCCAAGCGTGAAACCGCCAGGGATTTCGTCCGGTTCCAGGAAGCCGAAACCTTGCGCACGGCCATGCAGTCGCTTGGCCAGTCCCGCCAGTCCCCGGCGTTTCACGTCGGACGGCTGGCCTTCGAGGAACTCGTGCGCATGGAGCAGGCCGATCTCGATCCGGTGGAAAAAGGCCACGTCGCCATGGACAACATCCGCCGGGTGTTGCGCCAGGGCGTGTCCCAGGAACTGGCCAAGCTTTCGAGTTCCCTGCCCTTTCTGGCCACAAGCGCCAACGCCACGCCCTTTATCGGCCTTTTCGGCACGGTCTGGGGCATCATGAACTCGTTTCACTCCATCGGACTCATGCAGTCCGCCGCCCTGGCCGCCGTGGCCCCGGGCATCTCCGAGGCGTTGATCGCCACGGCCATCGGCTTGGCCGTGGCCATCCCGGCCGTCATCTCCTACAACTTCTTCCTGGGCTACATCCAGGCCATCGAGGGCGAGCTGGTCAACTTCGCCGGCGCGTTTCTCAACCGCATCCAGCGCGAAGTGACCTGGACCCCGCGCGAGGCCCAGGCCGACGCCCCGGCGGCGGCCCGTCGCCGGCCGGCCCCGGAGAGGTTCTAA
- a CDS encoding carboxymuconolactone decarboxylase family protein, producing MIRSPVTGIRAALALLLTLTTTTLCGGATMESERYARGWKALVALAPQKAQAVQDGLADIAPDMARFVVEFGYGDVFTRPGLDPASRQTATIAALAALGNAAPQLRFHIEAGLATGLTPQAIVDIIYVTTVFAGFPAGLNALAAAREVFTAQGVVPTPPPAPENPDRHARGLAALAITSQSAGQRVVDSLADIAPDMAGFILDFSYGDVISRAVLTPAQKEIAMIAAATARGTMAPQLKVHIKAARSVGVSREQITEVLIQMAVYAGFPSALNGLAVAREAFAEEEG from the coding sequence ATGATCCGATCACCCGTAACCGGCATCCGGGCCGCCCTGGCCCTTTTGCTCACCCTCACAACCACAACCCTTTGCGGAGGTGCGACCATGGAAAGCGAACGCTACGCACGCGGCTGGAAGGCGCTTGTCGCCCTGGCCCCCCAAAAAGCCCAGGCCGTCCAGGATGGCCTGGCCGACATCGCCCCGGACATGGCCCGGTTCGTCGTGGAATTCGGCTACGGCGACGTCTTCACCCGGCCCGGGCTGGACCCGGCCTCGCGCCAGACCGCCACCATCGCCGCCCTGGCCGCCCTTGGCAACGCCGCGCCCCAATTGCGCTTCCACATCGAAGCCGGTCTGGCCACCGGACTTACGCCGCAAGCCATCGTGGACATCATCTACGTGACCACCGTCTTCGCCGGCTTCCCCGCCGGGCTCAACGCCCTGGCCGCCGCCCGCGAGGTCTTCACCGCCCAGGGCGTCGTCCCCACGCCACCGCCCGCGCCCGAAAATCCCGACCGGCACGCACGCGGCCTCGCCGCCCTGGCCATCACCAGCCAATCCGCCGGACAACGCGTCGTCGATTCCCTGGCCGACATCGCACCCGACATGGCCGGCTTCATCCTCGACTTCTCCTACGGCGACGTCATCTCCCGCGCCGTTCTCACCCCGGCCCAAAAGGAAATCGCCATGATCGCCGCCGCCACAGCCCGGGGCACCATGGCCCCGCAACTCAAAGTTCACATCAAGGCCGCCCGCAGCGTCGGCGTCAGCCGTGAACAAATCACCGAGGTGCTCATCCAGATGGCCGTCTACGCCGGCTTCCCCTCCGCCCTCAACGGCCTGGCCGTGGCCAGGGAAGCGTTCGCGGAGGAGGAAGGATAG
- a CDS encoding LysR family transcriptional regulator → MELRDCRCFVAVAEELHFGRAAARLGMAQPPLSQRIRALEAELGAALFVRTSRMVALTPAGEAFWREARALLALAGEAAAVPRRVAAGLCGRLRVGFVNPAMDAFLSATLAIFRQNAPDVELVLREMGSREQGEALAAGRLDVGFLRLGGPEPPGVEVSVISREPYLLAVPAGHVLAGKKRIALADLGGTAMILPQRRQASGLVAAIEAAFAAAGSRPRVVQEAASKFTMLSLVAAGVGVALLPASVRVWRRRGVVFRDLEPGLPEVLLAAAVPRGRGDAAVGRLVALARACASGDQ, encoded by the coding sequence ATGGAATTGCGGGATTGTCGGTGTTTCGTGGCCGTGGCCGAGGAGCTGCATTTCGGCCGGGCGGCGGCGCGACTGGGCATGGCGCAGCCGCCGCTCAGTCAGCGGATTCGGGCGCTCGAGGCGGAACTTGGAGCGGCGCTTTTCGTGCGCACCAGCCGCATGGTGGCGCTGACTCCGGCCGGGGAGGCGTTTTGGCGCGAGGCGCGGGCGCTTCTGGCGCTGGCCGGAGAGGCGGCGGCGGTGCCACGGCGGGTGGCGGCCGGGCTTTGCGGGCGGCTCCGGGTGGGGTTCGTCAATCCGGCCATGGACGCGTTTTTATCCGCGACGCTGGCCATATTTCGGCAAAATGCCCCGGATGTGGAACTGGTGCTTCGGGAAATGGGCAGCCGGGAGCAGGGCGAGGCCTTGGCCGCCGGACGTCTGGATGTGGGGTTTCTGCGCCTTGGCGGGCCGGAGCCGCCGGGGGTGGAGGTGAGCGTCATTTCCCGGGAGCCGTATCTGCTGGCGGTGCCGGCCGGCCATGTCCTGGCCGGGAAGAAGCGGATCGCGCTGGCCGATCTTGGCGGGACAGCCATGATTTTGCCGCAACGGCGGCAGGCCTCGGGGCTTGTGGCGGCCATCGAGGCGGCGTTCGCGGCGGCCGGGAGCAGGCCGCGGGTGGTGCAGGAAGCGGCGTCCAAGTTCACCATGCTGTCGCTGGTCGCGGCCGGCGTGGGCGTGGCGCTGTTGCCGGCCTCGGTACGGGTGTGGCGGCGGCGTGGGGTGGTGTTCCGGGACCTTGAGCCGGGGTTGCCGGAGGTCTTGCTGGCGGCTGCCGTGCCCCGGGGGCGCGGAGATGCGGCAGTCGGGCGTCTGGTCGCCCTGGCCCGGGCCTGCGCTTCGGGCGATCAGTAG
- a CDS encoding YitT family protein — protein sequence MPTNIRAVSWNLGLLTFGGLIFSLGINEFAVGKGLMSGGISGLALLVYYLTGIFGPGPLYFLLNVPLLLLGWHSLSRRFFLYTCFGMGIVSLFMQVLPERVLIADPLLAAIFGGAVLGAGSGIMLRSMGSAGGTDILAIWLNQKYNLRIGQFNFFFNLAVFAAGFAFYEPTLVLYSIILSYTYSQVMDYFLSLFNQRKMVFIISDQADAIAWEIIHKLRRGATFLHGWGAYTGKSKRVILTITNTVQIKRLEELVFKHDPNAFFVVENTFNVLGEGFARRKIY from the coding sequence ATGCCCACAAACATCCGCGCCGTATCCTGGAACCTCGGCCTGCTTACTTTCGGGGGCCTGATCTTCAGCCTTGGCATCAACGAATTCGCCGTTGGCAAAGGACTCATGTCCGGCGGCATCTCGGGCCTGGCCCTGCTCGTCTACTACCTGACCGGAATCTTCGGTCCGGGTCCGCTCTACTTCCTGCTCAACGTGCCGCTGCTGCTGCTCGGCTGGCACAGCCTGTCGCGCCGCTTCTTCCTGTACACCTGTTTCGGCATGGGCATCGTCAGCCTCTTCATGCAGGTCCTGCCTGAACGCGTCCTCATCGCCGACCCGCTTCTGGCCGCCATTTTCGGCGGCGCGGTCCTCGGCGCGGGCTCGGGCATCATGCTGCGCTCGATGGGCTCCGCCGGCGGCACGGACATCCTGGCTATCTGGCTCAACCAGAAATACAACCTGCGCATCGGCCAATTCAATTTCTTTTTCAATCTGGCCGTGTTCGCCGCCGGCTTCGCCTTCTACGAACCGACCCTGGTCCTGTACTCCATCATCCTGTCCTATACCTACTCCCAGGTCATGGACTACTTCCTGTCGCTTTTCAACCAGCGCAAGATGGTCTTCATCATTTCCGACCAGGCCGACGCCATCGCCTGGGAAATCATCCACAAGCTGCGGCGCGGGGCCACCTTCCTCCACGGCTGGGGCGCCTATACCGGCAAATCCAAGCGGGTCATCCTCACCATCACCAACACCGTGCAGATCAAACGCCTGGAGGAACTCGTCTTCAAGCACGACCCCAACGCCTTCTTCGTGGTGGAAAACACCTTCAACGTGCTCGGAGAAGGCTTCGCCCGGCGCAAGATCTACTGA
- a CDS encoding NAD-dependent deacylase — translation MDDAALEKAAGLLARSRTAIALTGAGISVASGIPDFRSPGGLWDRYDPMAVATVTALDRAPRQVWEFLLDAISVIGPARPNPAHDALARLEAAGRLSGIVTQNIDGLHQAAGSKNVVEFHGGMERYFCMGCGRAHAPETALSLTRADIPWRCGACGGVVRPDIVFFGEAIPLDALDKSGQLALAADMIIVAGTSGEVAPANLLPREVKAKGGTVVEINLTESAITGLADVSIFAAAEIALPALAGRALS, via the coding sequence GTGGATGATGCCGCGCTTGAAAAGGCGGCCGGGCTTCTGGCCCGGTCGAGGACCGCCATTGCCCTGACCGGAGCCGGCATTTCGGTCGCCAGCGGCATTCCCGATTTCCGCAGTCCCGGCGGCCTGTGGGACCGCTACGACCCCATGGCCGTGGCCACGGTGACGGCCCTTGACCGTGCCCCGCGCCAGGTCTGGGAGTTTCTGCTCGACGCCATATCGGTCATCGGCCCGGCAAGGCCCAATCCGGCCCACGACGCCCTGGCCCGGCTGGAGGCGGCCGGGCGGCTCTCCGGCATCGTGACCCAAAATATTGACGGGCTGCACCAGGCCGCCGGCTCGAAAAACGTGGTCGAATTTCACGGTGGCATGGAGCGTTATTTCTGCATGGGCTGCGGCCGGGCCCACGCCCCGGAAACGGCGCTATCGCTGACCCGGGCGGACATCCCCTGGCGCTGCGGAGCCTGCGGCGGGGTGGTGCGGCCGGATATCGTGTTCTTCGGTGAGGCCATACCACTTGACGCCCTTGATAAAAGCGGTCAATTGGCCTTGGCCGCTGACATGATTATCGTGGCCGGAACATCGGGGGAGGTCGCCCCGGCCAACCTCCTGCCCAGGGAGGTCAAGGCCAAGGGCGGAACGGTCGTGGAAATCAATCTGACGGAAAGCGCCATAACGGGGCTCGCCGACGTCTCGATCTTCGCCGCGGCGGAGATCGCCCTGCCGGCCCTGGCCGGGCGCGCACTTTCCTAA
- a CDS encoding DUF1786 domain-containing protein: MAERTLCLDIGSGTQDVYYHLPDLEPENCPKFVLPSPARRVAARLAALTAAAKPVYLCGHNMGGGFFKAFRAHRKADLPLAAHPDAVWALTDDPKRLEDTMGVTITEHRPDGYVPLPLSDYDPGFWSCFLAAAGLPEPECVMACAQDHGLHPGKSSREGRFKLWERFLREADGHPEALVYETPPPELTRLATLQTAIGGGPVADTAAAAVLGMLTDPAIKARSAETGVMLVNVGNSHTVAALVHRQRIYGIYEHHTGMLPADDVWNDLERFRRGDLTNAEVFDKGGHGSLTLAFPETAGIFPHTCVIGPKRALLKGFDVTFPSPGADMMLTACFGLVDWLRRRR, translated from the coding sequence ATGGCCGAACGCACGCTGTGCCTGGATATCGGCTCCGGTACCCAGGACGTCTACTACCACCTGCCCGACCTGGAACCGGAAAACTGCCCCAAATTCGTGCTGCCCTCGCCAGCCCGTCGCGTTGCGGCAAGACTTGCCGCGCTGACCGCCGCCGCCAAGCCCGTCTACCTGTGCGGGCACAATATGGGGGGAGGTTTTTTCAAGGCGTTTCGCGCCCATAGAAAGGCCGACCTGCCCCTTGCCGCCCACCCCGACGCCGTCTGGGCCCTGACCGACGACCCCAAACGCCTCGAAGACACCATGGGCGTCACCATTACCGAACACCGCCCCGACGGCTACGTGCCCCTGCCGCTGTCCGATTACGACCCCGGTTTCTGGTCCTGTTTCCTGGCCGCCGCCGGACTGCCCGAACCCGAATGCGTCATGGCCTGCGCCCAGGACCACGGCCTGCACCCCGGCAAAAGCAGCCGCGAAGGCCGCTTCAAACTCTGGGAACGCTTCCTGCGCGAGGCCGACGGACACCCCGAAGCCCTGGTCTACGAAACGCCGCCCCCGGAACTCACCCGGCTGGCCACCCTCCAGACCGCCATCGGTGGCGGCCCCGTGGCCGACACCGCCGCCGCCGCCGTGCTCGGCATGCTCACCGACCCGGCCATCAAAGCCCGCTCCGCCGAGACCGGCGTCATGCTCGTCAACGTCGGCAACAGCCATACCGTCGCCGCCCTGGTCCACCGCCAGCGCATCTACGGCATCTACGAACACCACACCGGCATGCTGCCCGCCGATGACGTCTGGAACGACCTCGAACGCTTCCGACGCGGCGACCTTACCAACGCCGAAGTCTTCGACAAAGGCGGACACGGCAGCCTCACCCTGGCCTTCCCCGAAACCGCCGGCATTTTCCCCCATACCTGCGTCATCGGCCCCAAACGCGCACTGCTCAAAGGCTTCGATGTTACTTTCCCCAGCCCCGGCGCCGACATGATGCTCACCGCCTGCTTCGGCTTGGTGGATTGGCTGCGCCGTCGTCGGTAA
- a CDS encoding EAL domain-containing protein yields the protein MLPEPSDLLESLPSHTAVLNAAGVVVAANASCLSQLREIVPGEPVGRAFAEYCNALFQPAAATAVREGLASVLAGKAPRYAMDLPCGKSQSTSWRSLVVTPLAGAMPGALIVLTDISRQKQLEEHILHDAFHDTLTGLFNRALFLNRLEQAIKRLKRNPEALYAVVYLDIDRFKLVNKTFGHVTGDRLLMIIANRLQKLLRDVDTLARFGGDEFAILVEDLAGLADVSAMADNVLRHLAAPFRLKKQEIFVTCSIGVVLGSGAYEHPDQVLRDADNAMYSSKEHGGDHYTVFDAGMRVLTQRRMEMELALRHALESGEMTVHYQPIVSLSTGEITGVEALARWFHPAKGTIPPSEFIPIAEETGLINELGAMVLRQACRCMVDLGRKHPDGANLTLSVNISGRQFKRPDFVEEVAAILTETEIDPSLVKLELTESVLMDNADEAVATIKRLKALSVKVVIDDFGTGYSSLSYIQRFPFDSLKVDRSFVGNMNEAEQNMEIVRTIIAMAHKLGLEVVAEGVELAEHRTALSDLRCESAQGFYFSKPVPGENLDALVGKKWNITPPADGTI from the coding sequence ATGCTTCCCGAACCTTCCGACCTCCTGGAATCCCTTCCATCACATACCGCCGTTCTCAATGCGGCGGGGGTCGTCGTCGCGGCCAATGCCTCCTGCCTGTCCCAGTTGCGCGAGATCGTTCCGGGCGAGCCCGTGGGACGCGCCTTCGCCGAGTATTGCAACGCCCTGTTCCAGCCTGCGGCCGCGACGGCCGTACGCGAAGGACTGGCCTCGGTGCTTGCGGGAAAAGCGCCCCGCTACGCCATGGACCTGCCCTGCGGCAAGTCGCAATCCACGAGCTGGCGCTCCCTGGTCGTGACCCCGCTGGCCGGGGCGATGCCCGGGGCGCTGATCGTTCTCACGGACATTTCGCGGCAAAAGCAGCTCGAGGAGCACATCCTCCACGACGCCTTCCACGACACCCTGACCGGGCTCTTCAACCGGGCCCTGTTCCTCAACCGCCTGGAGCAGGCCATAAAGCGCCTCAAGCGCAACCCCGAAGCCCTGTACGCGGTGGTGTACCTCGACATCGACCGCTTCAAGCTGGTCAACAAGACGTTCGGCCACGTCACCGGCGACCGGCTGCTCATGATCATCGCCAACCGGCTGCAAAAACTGCTGCGCGACGTGGACACCCTGGCCCGCTTCGGCGGCGACGAATTCGCCATCCTGGTGGAGGATCTGGCCGGCCTGGCCGACGTCAGCGCCATGGCCGACAATGTGCTGCGGCATCTGGCCGCGCCGTTTCGCCTCAAAAAACAGGAAATTTTCGTCACCTGCAGCATCGGGGTGGTGCTTGGCTCCGGGGCCTACGAACACCCCGACCAGGTGCTTCGCGACGCGGACAACGCCATGTACAGCTCCAAGGAGCACGGCGGCGACCACTACACCGTGTTCGACGCCGGCATGCGGGTGCTCACCCAGCGCCGCATGGAGATGGAGCTGGCGCTACGCCATGCCCTGGAGTCGGGCGAGATGACGGTCCACTACCAGCCCATCGTGTCGCTTTCCACGGGCGAGATCACCGGCGTCGAGGCCCTGGCCCGCTGGTTCCATCCCGCCAAGGGAACCATCCCGCCAAGCGAATTCATTCCCATCGCCGAGGAAACCGGACTCATCAACGAATTGGGGGCCATGGTCCTGCGCCAGGCCTGCCGGTGCATGGTGGACCTGGGCAGGAAGCACCCGGACGGCGCAAACCTGACGCTTTCCGTCAACATTTCGGGACGCCAGTTCAAGCGACCGGATTTCGTGGAGGAAGTGGCCGCCATTCTGACCGAGACCGAAATCGATCCGTCGCTGGTCAAGCTCGAACTGACCGAATCCGTGCTCATGGACAACGCCGACGAGGCCGTGGCCACCATCAAGCGGCTCAAGGCCCTGTCGGTCAAGGTGGTCATCGACGACTTCGGCACGGGCTATTCCTCGCTGTCCTATATCCAGCGCTTCCCCTTCGACAGCCTCAAGGTCGACCGCTCGTTCGTGGGCAACATGAACGAGGCGGAACAAAACATGGAGATCGTGCGCACGATCATCGCCATGGCGCACAAGCTGGGGCTGGAGGTGGTGGCCGAGGGGGTGGAGCTGGCCGAGCATCGCACGGCCCTGTCGGATCTGCGGTGCGAAAGCGCCCAGGGATTCTACTTTTCCAAGCCCGTGCCCGGCGAGAACCTCGACGCCCTGGTGGGCAAGAAATGGAACATCACCCCACCCGCTGACGGTACGATCTAG
- a CDS encoding CBS domain-containing protein — protein MGDRRLAEIVSPDVIAIAPTETMRAALAVMRDHGISCLVATEDGAPVGIVTERDILWAAAHRGLDFPDRPVRDVMTAPVVTVAGDTMLVDAYHLMVKKRLRHLVMVDAAGKIGGVLTQSDLVEGLGHEGLSEIKRVGAIMTRDVVTAPGGISVREAVGRMAGRSISCLVVVRDGRPAGIITERDVVRLLADNPRLGRLTLYDIMSCPVVCVEADQPVFEAAMLMKKRRMRRLVVVDDDRRLMGLVTQSDIVRGLESRYVRSLKSALDEKDQALRHVGDCLGEKTLFLDNLLRSAETGVIAADEHWRVTYVNPAAEDIFSICGTALVGRDIREVHVQYGVDLGSLARGLDAISASRSHEFSFSLPAGDGPRHYAARASGIYDTQGAPVGFMLVVRDDTERCRAGEHLERLTRNLERLVIERTSDLTAKARELTEANERLRDMDAIKSAFLSSVSHELRTPLTSLLGFSKLIGRDFGRHFLPLAAGDAVLAKRGARIVENLRVLAAEGERLARLLNDFLDLSRIESGRMEWRDRPVDLAEVIRNALAAVSGLFASRPEVDLESRLPEVSPVVVADPDRLEQVLLNLIGNAAKFTTVGAVTVMLDVPRPGLARVSVRDTGPGIAPQDRERIFDKFRQVGRDPEGSAPAKGTGLGLAICREIVTHYGGRIWVEPAPARGAAFIFELPTAASGDADAPASPGKTRLREKPLVLVVDDDPAVSSFLIQFLEGEGYRVASAHDGESALAAAEKLRPGVITMDMAMPGMDGRAAMEALRRDPALAAIPILVITGHGDAPFAAADAVLPKPLDPDKLLTAIETLLARK, from the coding sequence ATGGGCGACAGACGCTTGGCCGAAATCGTCTCACCCGACGTCATCGCCATTGCCCCGACCGAGACCATGCGCGCGGCCCTGGCCGTCATGCGCGACCACGGCATTTCCTGTCTTGTCGCCACCGAGGACGGCGCGCCCGTCGGCATCGTCACCGAGCGCGACATCCTGTGGGCGGCGGCCCATCGCGGCCTGGATTTCCCGGACCGGCCCGTGCGCGACGTCATGACCGCGCCGGTGGTGACCGTGGCCGGGGACACCATGCTTGTCGATGCCTACCATCTGATGGTCAAAAAGCGCCTGCGTCATCTGGTCATGGTGGACGCGGCCGGCAAGATCGGCGGCGTGCTGACCCAGTCGGATCTGGTCGAGGGGCTGGGCCATGAGGGCCTTTCGGAAATAAAGCGCGTCGGCGCCATCATGACCCGCGACGTGGTGACCGCGCCGGGAGGCATTTCCGTGCGCGAGGCCGTCGGGCGCATGGCCGGGCGGTCCATCTCCTGTCTGGTCGTGGTCCGCGACGGCCGTCCGGCCGGCATCATCACCGAGCGCGACGTGGTGCGGCTTTTGGCCGACAATCCCCGGCTCGGCCGGCTGACGCTGTACGACATCATGAGCTGTCCGGTGGTGTGCGTGGAGGCCGACCAGCCCGTGTTCGAGGCGGCCATGCTCATGAAAAAGCGCCGCATGCGCCGACTGGTGGTGGTCGATGACGACCGCCGCCTGATGGGGCTCGTCACCCAGTCGGACATCGTGCGGGGCCTCGAAAGCCGCTACGTGCGCAGCCTCAAGTCGGCCCTGGACGAGAAGGACCAGGCGCTGCGGCACGTGGGCGACTGCCTGGGCGAAAAGACCCTCTTTCTCGACAACCTGCTGCGCAGCGCCGAAACGGGCGTCATCGCCGCCGACGAGCACTGGCGCGTCACCTATGTCAACCCGGCGGCCGAGGACATCTTTTCCATTTGCGGCACGGCCCTTGTCGGCAGGGACATCCGCGAGGTGCACGTCCAGTACGGCGTGGACCTCGGGTCGCTGGCCCGGGGGCTCGACGCCATTTCCGCCAGCCGCAGCCACGAATTTTCCTTCTCCCTTCCCGCAGGCGACGGCCCCCGCCATTATGCCGCCCGGGCCTCGGGCATCTACGACACGCAGGGGGCCCCCGTCGGCTTCATGCTCGTGGTGCGCGACGATACCGAACGCTGCCGGGCCGGGGAGCATCTCGAACGCCTCACCCGCAACCTCGAGCGGCTCGTCATCGAACGCACGAGCGACCTGACCGCCAAGGCCCGGGAGTTGACGGAAGCCAACGAGCGCCTGCGCGATATGGACGCCATCAAAAGCGCCTTTCTCTCCTCGGTCTCCCACGAGCTGCGCACGCCGCTGACCTCGCTTTTGGGCTTTTCCAAGCTTATCGGCCGGGATTTCGGCCGGCATTTTCTGCCCCTGGCCGCTGGCGACGCCGTCCTGGCCAAGCGCGGGGCGCGCATCGTCGAGAACCTGCGCGTGCTTGCGGCCGAGGGCGAGCGCCTGGCCCGGCTGTTAAACGACTTTCTCGACCTGTCCCGCATCGAGTCCGGCCGCATGGAGTGGCGCGACCGTCCGGTGGATCTGGCCGAGGTGATCCGTAACGCGCTGGCCGCCGTGTCCGGGCTCTTCGCTTCCCGGCCGGAGGTGGATCTGGAGTCGCGGCTGCCGGAAGTCTCGCCGGTGGTGGTGGCCGATCCGGACCGGCTGGAGCAGGTCCTTTTGAATCTCATCGGCAATGCGGCCAAATTCACCACCGTGGGCGCGGTTACGGTGATGCTCGACGTGCCCCGTCCCGGGCTGGCCCGGGTGTCGGTGCGCGACACGGGACCCGGCATCGCCCCGCAGGATCGGGAACGCATCTTCGACAAATTCCGCCAGGTCGGGCGCGATCCCGAAGGCTCGGCCCCGGCCAAGGGCACGGGCCTGGGCCTGGCCATCTGCCGGGAGATCGTGACCCATTACGGCGGGCGCATCTGGGTGGAGCCTGCTCCGGCGCGCGGGGCGGCCTTCATCTTCGAACTGCCCACCGCAGCGTCCGGGGACGCGGACGCACCCGCCTCGCCGGGCAAGACGCGGCTGCGGGAAAAGCCGCTGGTCCTCGTGGTCGACGACGATCCGGCCGTGTCCTCGTTTCTCATCCAGTTCCTGGAAGGGGAGGGCTACCGGGTGGCCTCGGCCCATGACGGGGAATCGGCGCTGGCGGCGGCGGAAAAGCTGCGCCCCGGAGTGATCACCATGGATATGGCCATGCCGGGCATGGACGGCCGGGCGGCCATGGAAGCCTTGCGCCGGGACCCGGCCCTGGCCGCCATTCCCATCCTGGTCATCACCGGGCATGGCGACGCGCCGTTTGCGGCCGCCGACGCGGTGCTGCCGAAGCCCCTCGACCCCGACAAGCTGTTGACCGCCATCGAGACGCTTTTGGCCCGGAAGTGA
- a CDS encoding ferredoxin produces the protein MAIVIDDDACMGCEACVETCPDAFEMNGDGDKAVVKDADSDAECVDEAIDACPAEAISKS, from the coding sequence ATGGCCATTGTTATCGACGACGACGCTTGCATGGGTTGTGAAGCCTGCGTGGAAACCTGCCCCGACGCCTTCGAGATGAATGGCGACGGCGACAAGGCCGTTGTGAAAGACGCCGATTCCGACGCCGAATGCGTGGACGAAGCCATCGACGCCTGTCCGGCCGAAGCCATCAGCAAGTCCTGA
- the tolR gene encoding protein TolR, with protein sequence MGMQVGGKGRFMADVNVTPFVDVMLVLLIIFMVTAPMMTQGLQVDLPQTRAVSVLPKESDSVVLTIKADGALYLDKYQVELGDLGGQVQQLVTAQKKQLFLRADKSVPYGTVVAVMGVVKEAGVDKLGVVAEEEKTAAPSSAAKKK encoded by the coding sequence ATGGGCATGCAGGTCGGCGGCAAGGGCCGCTTCATGGCCGACGTCAACGTGACGCCCTTTGTGGACGTCATGTTGGTGCTCCTTATCATCTTCATGGTCACCGCGCCCATGATGACCCAGGGGTTGCAGGTCGATCTGCCCCAGACCCGCGCGGTTTCCGTCCTGCCCAAGGAAAGCGACAGCGTGGTGTTGACCATCAAGGCCGACGGTGCCCTCTACCTGGATAAATACCAGGTGGAGCTCGGCGATCTGGGGGGACAGGTGCAACAGCTGGTGACCGCCCAGAAAAAGCAGCTTTTCCTGCGGGCCGACAAGTCCGTGCCCTATGGCACGGTGGTTGCCGTCATGGGTGTGGTCAAAGAGGCCGGCGTGGATAAGCTCGGCGTCGTGGCCGAAGAAGAAAAAACGGCCGCGCCCTCCTCAGCCGCCAAAAAGAAATAG